From Saprospira grandis, a single genomic window includes:
- the paaA gene encoding 1,2-phenylacetyl-CoA epoxidase subunit PaaA produces MTKSINIAKLEERFQAKVDAEQKIEPKDWMPEAYRKTLIRQISQHAHSEVVGMLPEGNWILRAPSLRRKVALLAKVQDEAGHGLYLYSAAETLGIDREELYEQLLSGKAKYSSIFNYPTQTWADIGTVGWLVDGAAIMNQVMLTRTSYGPYARAMVRICKEESFHQRQGYEILLALSQGTEEQRQMLQDAVNRWWWPSLMMFGPSDAASTHSAQSMAWKIKRKSNDQLRQEFVDATVRQAEYLGVTLPDPDLKWNEERGHYDFGEINWDEFWAVVKGKGRCNKNRLKTRRKAHENGAWVREAAMAHAEKRAARQKEEGIA; encoded by the coding sequence ATGACTAAGTCAATCAATATCGCAAAATTAGAAGAGCGTTTTCAAGCTAAGGTAGATGCCGAGCAGAAAATCGAGCCTAAAGATTGGATGCCAGAGGCTTACCGCAAAACGCTAATTCGCCAGATTTCTCAGCATGCGCACTCTGAAGTAGTGGGGATGCTGCCCGAAGGAAACTGGATTTTGAGAGCGCCCAGCCTCCGCCGCAAAGTGGCCCTTCTGGCCAAGGTGCAAGATGAAGCTGGCCATGGTCTTTACCTGTATAGCGCTGCCGAAACCTTGGGCATCGATAGAGAGGAGCTCTATGAGCAGTTGCTTTCGGGCAAGGCCAAATATTCCAGCATCTTTAATTACCCCACCCAAACTTGGGCCGATATCGGAACGGTGGGCTGGTTGGTTGATGGTGCAGCCATTATGAATCAAGTGATGCTCACCCGCACCTCTTATGGTCCTTATGCCCGCGCTATGGTGCGCATTTGTAAGGAAGAGAGTTTCCATCAGCGCCAAGGCTACGAAATCCTTTTGGCCCTTAGTCAGGGGACCGAAGAGCAGCGCCAAATGCTACAAGATGCGGTAAATCGCTGGTGGTGGCCATCTTTGATGATGTTTGGACCCAGTGATGCCGCTTCTACGCATTCGGCCCAATCTATGGCCTGGAAAATCAAGCGAAAATCAAATGATCAACTCCGCCAAGAGTTTGTCGATGCAACGGTCCGCCAAGCCGAATATTTGGGCGTGACTTTGCCCGATCCAGACCTCAAATGGAATGAAGAAAGAGGCCATTACGATTTTGGCGAAATCAATTGGGATGAATTCTGGGCCGTGGTTAAAGGCAAAGGACGTTGCAATAAAAACCGCCTGAAAACAAGACGCAAAGCGCATGAAAATGGCGCCTGGGTCAGAGAAGCCGCTATGGCTCATGCCGAGAAGCGAGCCGCCCGCCAAAAGGAAGAGGGCATCGCCTAA
- a CDS encoding enoyl-CoA hydratase/isomerase family protein, whose translation MEDKTQLGKVELTVEKGLAKISFYHPAHNSLPGKLLAKLANTITEVSAMEAVKVIVLQSEGNRTFCAGASFDELISIKDLETGKAFFMGFANVINACRKSSKLIIGRVQGKAVGGGVGLASACDYCFATKYASVKLSELAIGIGPFVVGPAVERKVGLSAFSQMAINATQWYSAEWAREKGLFTEVFESAELMDEAILKLSFNLSNSSPEAMQELKGICWKGTENWDELLAERAAISGRLVLSDFTVNAINDFKAKA comes from the coding sequence ATGGAAGATAAGACGCAATTAGGAAAAGTAGAATTGACGGTAGAGAAAGGCCTGGCAAAAATTAGTTTTTACCATCCTGCGCATAACTCTTTGCCTGGAAAATTGCTGGCCAAATTGGCCAATACGATCACGGAAGTATCAGCTATGGAGGCGGTAAAAGTGATTGTTTTGCAGAGCGAGGGCAATCGCACATTTTGTGCGGGAGCTAGTTTTGACGAATTGATTTCGATTAAGGATTTGGAGACCGGAAAAGCCTTTTTTATGGGTTTTGCCAATGTCATCAATGCTTGTCGCAAATCTTCAAAATTGATTATTGGCCGAGTACAGGGAAAAGCTGTAGGCGGCGGAGTTGGTTTGGCTTCTGCTTGCGACTATTGTTTTGCCACTAAATACGCCTCCGTAAAATTGAGCGAATTGGCCATTGGTATTGGTCCTTTTGTGGTGGGGCCAGCGGTAGAGCGCAAAGTCGGTTTATCGGCCTTTTCGCAAATGGCCATCAATGCCACCCAATGGTATTCGGCAGAATGGGCCAGAGAAAAAGGACTTTTTACCGAAGTATTTGAGAGTGCGGAATTGATGGATGAGGCCATCTTGAAATTGAGCTTCAACTTGTCCAATTCTAGTCCTGAGGCCATGCAAGAGCTCAAAGGAATTTGCTGGAAAGGCACCGAAAACTGGGATGAGCTTTTGGCAGAGCGAGCGGCTATTAGTGGGCGTTTGGTCCTTTCTGATTTTACGGTAAATGCCATCAATGACTTTAAGGCCAAGGCCTAA
- the paaZ gene encoding phenylacetic acid degradation bifunctional protein PaaZ has protein sequence MSTTPNIPNFALGQWQPHEGEGIAQYNAITGQLISTVGSQGLDYAAMAQYAREVGNRNLRKMTFHQRGRMLKKLALHLYGMRKKYYPLSYQTGATKVDSWIDIDGGIGTLFAYASLRKKFQDQPYFVDGETAPLSKEGTFVGQHIMVPRRGVAIHINAFNFPIWGMLEKLAVNLLAGMPAIVKPAEQTSYLTQAMVQDIVASGILPEGALQLVCGSGVGILDPVTSQDVVTFTGSASTGRMLKSLPQIVEQAVPFNMEADSLNCSVLGLNALPGTPEFDLFIKEVRKEMTVKAGQKCTAIRRILVPRQQMDAVQEALSQQLAKTVVGDPQLDGVRMGALASKEQVAEVRKQVGLLAEENELVFGQMTDFEVMGASAETGAFLAPMLMRSADGFKATRVHELEAFGPASTLIPYDNTEEAAALARMGKGSLVASIVTADDTEARDFVMEAASHHGRILILNRDSAKESTGHGSPMPLLSHGGPGRAGGGEEMGGMRGVKHYLQRTALQGSPTTLSNVTQTYQYGGRYIEDQVHPFRKHFEELQVGETWITHKHTVSETDITNFANVSGDNFYAHMDATSLEGTIFEQRVAHGYFVLAKAAGLFVEPRKGPVLLNYGLEECRFVKPVYPGMTIGVRLTVKEKVAQEKREPEDIAKGIVKFLVDVYDETGESVAIATILTMVKMLDQNGID, from the coding sequence ATGTCAACAACTCCCAATATTCCCAACTTTGCTTTGGGGCAGTGGCAGCCGCATGAAGGCGAAGGCATTGCACAATACAATGCCATTACGGGCCAATTGATTAGCACCGTAGGCAGCCAAGGTTTAGATTATGCGGCCATGGCCCAATACGCCAGAGAAGTCGGTAACCGCAATTTGCGCAAAATGACTTTCCACCAAAGAGGTAGAATGCTCAAGAAATTGGCTTTGCACCTTTACGGAATGCGCAAGAAATATTATCCCCTGAGTTACCAAACTGGGGCCACCAAAGTCGATAGCTGGATTGATATTGATGGGGGAATTGGGACGCTCTTCGCTTATGCTTCTTTGCGTAAAAAATTTCAAGACCAACCCTATTTTGTAGATGGCGAAACGGCTCCTTTGTCTAAAGAAGGGACCTTTGTGGGCCAACATATTATGGTCCCTCGTCGTGGGGTGGCCATTCATATCAATGCCTTTAATTTTCCTATTTGGGGAATGCTAGAAAAATTGGCGGTCAATCTTTTGGCGGGTATGCCGGCTATTGTCAAACCTGCTGAACAAACTTCTTATTTGACCCAAGCCATGGTGCAAGATATTGTGGCTTCTGGCATTTTGCCCGAGGGCGCTTTGCAGTTGGTTTGTGGTTCTGGTGTTGGCATTTTGGATCCAGTAACTTCTCAAGATGTGGTGACCTTTACGGGCTCGGCTAGTACGGGCCGTATGCTCAAAAGCTTGCCCCAGATTGTAGAGCAGGCCGTTCCCTTTAATATGGAAGCCGATTCTTTGAACTGTTCTGTTTTGGGCCTAAATGCCTTGCCTGGCACGCCCGAATTTGATCTATTTATCAAAGAGGTGCGCAAAGAGATGACCGTAAAAGCAGGACAAAAATGTACAGCTATTCGCCGCATTTTGGTCCCTCGCCAACAAATGGATGCGGTACAGGAGGCCTTGAGCCAACAATTGGCCAAAACTGTAGTGGGTGATCCTCAATTAGATGGGGTGCGCATGGGCGCTTTGGCCAGCAAAGAACAGGTCGCCGAAGTGCGCAAGCAAGTTGGCCTTTTGGCTGAAGAAAACGAATTAGTTTTTGGCCAAATGACCGACTTTGAAGTTATGGGTGCTTCTGCAGAAACAGGGGCATTTTTGGCGCCTATGCTCATGCGTTCTGCAGATGGTTTCAAAGCCACTAGAGTACATGAACTAGAAGCTTTTGGTCCAGCTAGCACTTTGATTCCTTATGATAATACAGAGGAAGCCGCAGCCTTGGCCCGAATGGGAAAAGGTTCTTTAGTGGCCTCTATTGTTACTGCAGACGACACAGAAGCTAGAGATTTTGTGATGGAGGCCGCTAGTCATCATGGTCGCATTTTGATTCTCAACCGAGATTCGGCTAAAGAAAGTACTGGACATGGTTCGCCCATGCCTTTATTGAGCCATGGTGGTCCTGGACGAGCAGGAGGTGGAGAAGAAATGGGCGGAATGCGTGGCGTTAAGCATTATTTACAGCGGACAGCTTTGCAGGGAAGTCCAACCACTCTTTCTAATGTTACGCAGACTTATCAATATGGCGGCCGCTATATTGAGGACCAAGTTCATCCTTTCCGCAAGCATTTTGAAGAATTGCAGGTTGGCGAAACTTGGATCACGCATAAACATACCGTTAGCGAGACCGATATTACCAATTTTGCCAATGTGAGCGGCGACAACTTTTATGCGCATATGGATGCCACCTCTTTAGAGGGGACCATTTTTGAGCAGCGAGTAGCGCATGGTTATTTTGTCTTGGCCAAGGCGGCCGGCTTATTTGTTGAGCCCAGAAAAGGGCCCGTTTTGCTTAATTATGGCTTAGAGGAATGCCGCTTTGTCAAGCCCGTTTATCCAGGAATGACGATTGGCGTACGCTTGACGGTTAAGGAAAAAGTGGCCCAAGAAAAGCGGGAGCCAGAAGATATTGCCAAGGGTATTGTCAAGTTTTTGGTAGATGTCTATGATGAAACTGGCGAAAGTGTGGCCATTGCCACTATTTTGACTATGGTCAAGATGTTGGACCAAAATGGAATTGACTAA
- the paaB gene encoding 1,2-phenylacetyl-CoA epoxidase subunit PaaB, producing MDKKSWPLWEVFIRSKSGLQHKHVGSLHAVDAQMALENARDVYTRRSEGLSIWVIPSSQIVASEPEDEYIFEAAKSKVYRHPTFYDIPDEVGHM from the coding sequence ATGGATAAGAAATCATGGCCTCTATGGGAGGTGTTTATCAGAAGTAAATCGGGTTTGCAGCACAAACATGTGGGCAGCCTGCATGCCGTAGATGCACAAATGGCCCTAGAAAATGCCAGAGATGTATACACGCGCAGAAGTGAAGGTTTAAGCATTTGGGTGATCCCCTCTAGCCAAATTGTGGCCTCTGAACCCGAAGACGAATATATCTTCGAGGCGGCTAAATCTAAGGTGTATCGCCACCCCACTTTCTATGATATTCCCGATGAAGTGGGCCATATGTAG
- the paaC gene encoding 1,2-phenylacetyl-CoA epoxidase subunit PaaC has protein sequence MDQAAALLDYVLRLADTNLVLGQRLAECCGHAPELELDIALTNISLDLMGQARSLYQYAAELKGEGCTEDDLAYLRTEREFRNPLLVEYPNEDFAYTILRQFLFDAYNQLFYQALQNSSDARLAEIARKSIKEIRYHLRFSAEWCIRLGDGTELSRQKMQTALDDLWDYTAELCTPNATDQTLLSSGIAVDLEQLKAPYFERVEEILTKATLEKPNYEPFQQGGKEGSHTEFLGHLLAELQVLQRTYPGAEW, from the coding sequence ATGGATCAAGCTGCCGCCTTACTGGACTATGTCCTCCGATTGGCAGATACCAATCTCGTTTTGGGCCAACGCCTGGCAGAATGCTGCGGACATGCCCCAGAACTAGAGTTAGATATTGCATTAACCAATATTTCTTTGGACCTAATGGGCCAAGCCAGATCACTTTATCAATATGCCGCCGAGCTGAAGGGCGAGGGCTGCACAGAAGATGATTTGGCCTATTTGCGGACCGAAAGAGAGTTTCGCAACCCCCTTCTAGTAGAGTACCCCAATGAGGATTTTGCCTATACCATTTTGCGCCAATTTCTCTTCGATGCCTATAATCAACTCTTTTATCAGGCCCTACAAAATAGTAGCGATGCTCGCCTAGCAGAAATTGCCCGCAAGTCGATAAAAGAAATTCGCTACCATCTTCGCTTTAGCGCCGAATGGTGCATCCGCCTAGGCGATGGCACCGAATTGAGCCGCCAAAAAATGCAAACGGCCCTAGATGACCTTTGGGATTATACCGCCGAGCTTTGCACGCCCAATGCTACCGATCAGACGCTTTTGTCTAGCGGCATTGCCGTAGATCTCGAACAGCTTAAAGCGCCTTATTTTGAACGAGTAGAAGAAATTTTGACCAAAGCTACCCTCGAAAAACCCAATTATGAACCCTTCCAACAAGGAGGAAAAGAGGGCAGCCATACCGAATTTTTAGGCCACCTTTTGGCCGAATTGCAGGTGCTTCAAAGAACCTATCCAGGAGCAGAATGGTAA
- a CDS encoding enoyl-CoA hydratase-related protein, whose protein sequence is MSDLLLKKQEGAILELSLNRPKQYNSFNRPMALALIAALEEAAADQTVRVIVLTAQGKGFCAGQDLNEVTDPNNGINFEAILEEHYNPIIRLIRQTEKPIIAALQGVAAGAGANIALACDFVVCSEKASFTQAFSKIGLVPDSGGSYILPRLVGWQRANAMLMLSEKFTAQEALELGMIYKVVAAEELSSTTQQLAERLANMPGQALGWTKRLLNASITNTLEEQLDLESDLQIKAGYSADFKEGVAAFLEKRTPKFN, encoded by the coding sequence ATGTCTGACTTACTACTGAAAAAACAAGAAGGGGCCATTTTAGAGCTGTCGCTCAATCGGCCCAAACAATATAATAGTTTCAATCGCCCGATGGCTTTGGCCCTTATTGCTGCTTTGGAAGAGGCTGCTGCGGACCAAACTGTTCGGGTGATTGTGTTAACGGCCCAAGGCAAAGGCTTTTGCGCCGGCCAAGACCTCAATGAAGTGACCGACCCCAATAATGGGATTAACTTTGAGGCCATTTTAGAAGAGCACTACAACCCCATTATTCGCCTAATTCGCCAGACCGAAAAGCCCATTATTGCCGCCTTGCAAGGAGTGGCTGCTGGCGCTGGGGCCAATATCGCCTTGGCTTGTGATTTTGTAGTTTGTAGCGAAAAGGCCAGCTTTACTCAAGCCTTTAGCAAAATTGGCTTGGTGCCCGATAGCGGCGGAAGCTATATTTTGCCCCGTTTGGTGGGCTGGCAAAGAGCCAACGCTATGCTCATGCTCAGCGAGAAGTTTACTGCTCAAGAAGCCCTAGAGCTAGGCATGATTTATAAAGTAGTGGCCGCCGAAGAACTAAGCTCTACCACTCAACAATTGGCAGAGCGCTTGGCCAATATGCCTGGCCAAGCTTTGGGTTGGACCAAACGCCTGCTCAATGCCTCTATTACTAATACCTTAGAAGAACAGCTCGATTTAGAATCAGACTTGCAAATTAAAGCAGGCTATTCGGCTGACTTTAAGGAAGGGGTGGCCGCCTTTTTAGAAAAACGCACCCCAAAATTTAATTAA
- a CDS encoding transferase hexapeptide repeat family protein, whose product MFYEFRGYRPVVHETAFVHPQANVTGNVFIGAHCYIGSGAVLRGDWGEIRLEEGCNIQENCVVHMFPGRSAYFGAGAHVGHGAIIHGAHLEENTMVGMNAVLMDDVRLGAHSIVGALSFLKGEMQIPPRSLVVGNPARIVKELSDEMIAWKRKGTGLYQQLPKDCQESLNVCEPLRQAEEGRPGRQAFAEFESLKRTKRK is encoded by the coding sequence ATGTTTTACGAGTTTAGAGGATACCGCCCGGTGGTGCATGAAACGGCTTTTGTGCATCCTCAGGCCAATGTAACGGGCAATGTGTTCATTGGGGCGCATTGTTATATTGGGTCAGGGGCTGTTTTGCGTGGAGATTGGGGCGAAATTCGCTTAGAAGAGGGCTGCAATATTCAGGAAAACTGTGTGGTCCATATGTTTCCGGGCCGCTCGGCTTATTTTGGAGCTGGGGCGCATGTGGGACATGGAGCCATTATTCATGGGGCGCATTTGGAAGAAAATACCATGGTTGGTATGAATGCGGTTTTGATGGATGATGTTCGCCTAGGGGCCCATAGTATTGTGGGCGCTTTGAGTTTTTTAAAAGGCGAAATGCAGATTCCGCCTCGTTCTTTGGTGGTCGGAAATCCGGCCAGAATTGTCAAAGAGCTAAGCGATGAGATGATTGCTTGGAAGCGAAAAGGGACCGGACTTTACCAGCAATTGCCCAAAGATTGCCAAGAGAGTTTAAACGTTTGCGAGCCACTACGGCAAGCAGAAGAAGGGCGGCCTGGCCGTCAAGCTTTTGCCGAATTTGAAAGCCTGAAGCGAACAAAGCGGAAATAA
- a CDS encoding acetyl-CoA C-acyltransferase, whose protein sequence is MSKASFLVDGVRTAIGNFGGTLSPVRTDDLAAHVIKELVARHPNIPQDSYDDVILGCANQAGEDNRNVARMALLLAGLPYSVPGETVNRLCASGMSAAIHAHRAIMAGDGDLFLAGGVEHMTRGPWVISKVSKPFGRDAQMHDSSFGWRFVNPKMKEIYGVDGMGVTAENLVDLHQISRADQDLFAYRSQMKAAAAREKGILAEEIVPIAIKRRKQEDLIFDQDEFIKPNSSLEVLGKLRAAFRKEGGSVTAGNSSGLNDGAAVNLIASAEAVERYQLQPLAQIISSAVVGVEPRIMGIGPVEASRKALAKAGLRLDQMDVIELNEAFAAQSLACTRSLGLADDDPRINPNGGAIAIGHPLGVTGARILLAAARELQRKGGKYALVTMCIGVGQGYATIIKNVNV, encoded by the coding sequence ATGTCTAAAGCAAGTTTTTTGGTGGATGGTGTACGCACGGCCATCGGTAATTTTGGCGGGACTTTATCGCCCGTTCGGACCGATGATTTGGCGGCCCATGTGATTAAGGAATTGGTGGCCCGCCATCCCAATATTCCGCAAGATAGTTATGATGATGTGATTTTGGGCTGCGCCAATCAGGCGGGAGAAGACAACCGAAATGTGGCCCGTATGGCGCTTTTGTTGGCTGGTTTGCCTTATTCGGTGCCTGGCGAAACGGTGAATCGACTTTGTGCTTCGGGCATGTCGGCCGCTATTCATGCGCACCGAGCCATTATGGCGGGCGATGGGGATCTGTTTTTGGCTGGCGGTGTGGAGCATATGACCCGCGGTCCTTGGGTCATTTCTAAGGTCTCTAAACCTTTTGGCCGAGATGCGCAGATGCATGATTCTAGCTTCGGTTGGCGCTTTGTGAACCCCAAAATGAAGGAAATTTATGGGGTGGATGGCATGGGCGTAACTGCGGAAAATTTGGTGGATTTGCACCAGATTTCAAGAGCCGATCAAGATCTTTTTGCCTATCGCTCTCAAATGAAGGCGGCCGCCGCTCGAGAAAAAGGCATTTTAGCCGAAGAAATTGTGCCGATTGCCATCAAGCGGCGCAAGCAAGAGGACCTTATTTTTGATCAAGATGAGTTCATCAAACCCAATTCTAGTCTAGAAGTTTTGGGCAAGTTGCGGGCGGCTTTTCGCAAGGAAGGCGGTAGCGTGACGGCGGGCAATTCTTCTGGCCTCAACGATGGTGCAGCGGTCAATCTTATCGCTTCTGCCGAGGCTGTGGAGCGCTACCAATTGCAGCCTTTGGCCCAAATTATTAGCTCGGCTGTGGTGGGCGTAGAGCCTCGAATTATGGGGATAGGTCCCGTAGAAGCTAGCCGAAAAGCCTTGGCCAAAGCTGGACTCCGCCTCGATCAAATGGATGTGATTGAGCTCAATGAGGCCTTTGCTGCCCAAAGTTTGGCTTGCACTCGCAGCCTCGGTCTAGCCGATGACGATCCTCGCATCAATCCCAATGGCGGCGCAATTGCCATTGGCCACCCCTTGGGGGTAACGGGTGCCCGAATTTTGTTGGCGGCCGCTAGAGAGTTGCAGCGCAAAGGCGGAAAATACGCCTTGGTGACGATGTGTATTGGCGTGGGCCAAGGCTATGCAACTATCATCAAAAATGTAAATGTCTAA
- a CDS encoding MarC family protein encodes MSENLAFGLLAFTSYFSIVNPLSTMPVFMTMTSELTKQQQRATAKKAVIAAFFTMLAFALSGQLLFSFFGISANAFRIVGGIIFFQMGSDMLQARLGRIKVREEEVKSYVTDISITPLAIPLICGPGAITNSIILMQDADNIAQKFILIGSMALILAITYAILYASSTISKWLGETGNKIMLRLMGLIVMVIAVEFFLSGLRPILAGIFPSLAVATP; translated from the coding sequence ATGAGCGAAAACTTGGCTTTTGGCCTTTTGGCCTTCACCTCCTACTTTTCTATTGTCAATCCGCTAAGCACCATGCCTGTCTTTATGACCATGACCAGCGAATTGACAAAACAACAGCAGCGGGCCACAGCAAAAAAAGCCGTCATTGCCGCCTTTTTCACCATGTTGGCCTTTGCCCTTTCTGGGCAGCTTTTGTTTTCCTTTTTTGGTATTTCGGCCAATGCTTTTCGCATTGTGGGCGGAATCATCTTTTTCCAAATGGGCTCAGATATGTTGCAAGCCCGCTTGGGCCGCATTAAGGTCCGGGAAGAAGAGGTAAAATCTTATGTTACCGATATTTCTATTACGCCTTTGGCCATTCCGCTTATTTGTGGCCCTGGCGCAATCACCAACTCGATCATCCTGATGCAGGATGCCGATAATATTGCTCAAAAATTTATTCTCATTGGCAGTATGGCCCTTATTCTAGCCATCACTTATGCCATTTTATATGCCTCTTCGACTATCTCAAAATGGCTGGGCGAAACGGGCAATAAAATTATGCTCCGCCTAATGGGCCTCATCGTTATGGTGATCGCCGTAGAGTTTTTCCTCAGCGGTTTGCGCCCCATTTTGGCCGGTATTTTTCCCTCTTTGGCCGTAGCGACTCCCTAA
- a CDS encoding PaaI family thioesterase has translation MSKEKAEWIVGEQMLAKDAFSQWLGIQVEEIRPGFAELSMRVRPEMTNGFGIAHGGICYSLADTALAFAANAHGPKSRSINTSIVHTLAVAEGEKLLARAEEEYLHPKLAHYKVYVYNGKGEQVAIFQGSVYRSSKSWTPEELA, from the coding sequence ATGTCTAAAGAAAAAGCAGAATGGATCGTGGGCGAACAGATGTTGGCCAAAGATGCCTTTAGCCAATGGCTAGGCATTCAGGTGGAGGAAATTCGCCCGGGATTTGCCGAGCTAAGCATGCGGGTTCGTCCCGAAATGACAAATGGTTTTGGCATTGCGCATGGTGGCATTTGCTATTCTTTGGCCGATACGGCCTTGGCTTTTGCAGCTAATGCACATGGTCCAAAAAGTCGCTCAATCAATACCTCTATTGTGCATACTTTGGCGGTAGCTGAGGGCGAAAAATTATTAGCGAGGGCCGAAGAAGAATATTTGCATCCCAAATTGGCCCATTATAAGGTCTATGTTTACAACGGAAAAGGCGAACAAGTGGCCATTTTCCAAGGCTCGGTTTACCGCTCTTCTAAAAGCTGGACCCCAGAGGAGCTGGCCTAG
- the paaD gene encoding 1,2-phenylacetyl-CoA epoxidase subunit PaaD, translating into MAVQIAEVEGYLAQVKDPEIPVLSVLDMGVVRAIRPFEEEGVEIDLTPTYSGCPAMSTISFDIVAELEAQGIHPVKINMVLSPAWTTDWLTEEGRKKLRAYGIAPPEGQAGRIDALFGEAPQPACPRCDSRNTKQLSQFGSTACKALYQCQDCKEPFDYFKCH; encoded by the coding sequence ATGGCGGTACAAATCGCAGAAGTAGAAGGCTATTTGGCCCAGGTCAAAGATCCCGAAATTCCGGTCCTATCGGTTTTGGATATGGGGGTGGTTCGGGCCATTCGCCCCTTTGAAGAAGAGGGTGTAGAAATCGACTTGACGCCTACTTATTCGGGCTGTCCAGCTATGAGTACGATTTCCTTTGATATTGTAGCAGAACTAGAGGCCCAGGGTATTCATCCCGTGAAAATCAATATGGTGCTTAGTCCAGCTTGGACCACCGACTGGCTCACAGAAGAGGGCCGAAAAAAACTGCGGGCCTATGGCATTGCTCCTCCCGAGGGGCAGGCGGGCCGCATCGATGCACTTTTTGGAGAGGCGCCACAACCCGCCTGCCCCCGTTGCGATTCTAGAAATACCAAGCAGTTGAGCCAATTTGGTTCTACGGCTTGCAAGGCCTTGTATCAATGCCAAGATTGCAAAGAGCCTTTTGACTACTTTAAATGTCATTAA
- a CDS encoding 3-hydroxyacyl-CoA dehydrogenase NAD-binding domain-containing protein: protein MKVAVIGAGSMGSGIAQIAATQGHSVYLYDKFPQALEKALGKLKKILHRLVEKGRLGQEEAEAIYGRIEPISELEKLADSGLVIEAIVENLEIKKAVFQELESLLAKDCILASNTSSLSIASIAAACQYPERVLGIHFFNPAPLMKLVEIIPAVQTADAVTQKAKAIIDGWGKLTVLAKDTPGFIVNRVARPFYGEALRILEEGIADVATIDWAMKELGGFRMGPFTLMDYIGNDINYTVTETVFKAFYYDPRYKPAFTQKRLAEAGFLGRKTGRGYYDYAEGATAPAPQKEELLGQQILHRILVMLINEAADALFWQVASAKDIDLAMTKGVNYPKGLLAWANELGAAHCVEQLDALYDTYREDRYRCSPLLRRMAQENTSFDV from the coding sequence ATGAAAGTTGCTGTTATCGGAGCAGGTTCTATGGGCAGCGGCATTGCTCAAATTGCCGCCACTCAAGGCCATTCTGTATACTTATATGACAAGTTTCCGCAGGCGCTAGAAAAGGCTCTCGGAAAGCTAAAGAAAATTCTCCATCGCCTAGTTGAAAAAGGGCGTTTGGGCCAAGAAGAGGCCGAGGCCATTTATGGCCGAATTGAGCCCATTTCTGAACTTGAAAAATTGGCCGATTCGGGCCTAGTGATTGAGGCCATTGTTGAAAATCTGGAGATTAAGAAGGCCGTTTTTCAAGAGCTAGAAAGCCTGTTGGCCAAGGATTGTATTTTGGCTTCTAACACCTCTTCGCTTTCTATTGCTTCTATTGCGGCAGCTTGTCAGTATCCAGAGCGCGTATTGGGCATCCATTTTTTCAATCCAGCTCCCTTAATGAAGCTGGTCGAAATTATTCCAGCGGTCCAAACCGCCGATGCAGTGACCCAAAAGGCCAAAGCAATTATTGATGGCTGGGGCAAACTGACCGTATTGGCCAAGGATACCCCTGGCTTTATTGTCAATCGGGTGGCCCGCCCATTTTATGGCGAAGCCCTTCGCATTTTAGAAGAGGGCATTGCTGATGTGGCCACCATTGATTGGGCCATGAAGGAGTTGGGAGGCTTTAGAATGGGGCCTTTTACCCTTATGGATTATATCGGGAATGATATCAATTATACCGTGACCGAAACCGTTTTTAAAGCCTTTTATTACGATCCTCGCTATAAGCCCGCTTTTACGCAAAAGCGCTTGGCTGAGGCTGGATTTTTGGGCCGAAAAACGGGCCGTGGCTATTATGATTATGCAGAAGGCGCAACGGCCCCCGCTCCACAAAAAGAGGAGCTTTTGGGCCAACAGATTTTGCATCGCATTCTGGTCATGTTAATCAATGAAGCAGCCGATGCCCTCTTTTGGCAGGTCGCTAGCGCCAAGGATATTGATTTGGCCATGACCAAAGGCGTTAATTACCCCAAAGGATTATTGGCTTGGGCCAATGAATTGGGCGCAGCTCATTGTGTAGAGCAACTCGATGCCCTTTATGATACTTACCGAGAAGATCGTTATCGCTGTTCGCCTTTGTTGAGAAGAATGGCCCAAGAAAATACCTCTTTCGATGTCTAA